TCAAGCCGAacgccgtcgccgccgccgccgaccggTGTTGCACCGCACGGGACCAGTGACCACCGACCACAACGCTGCACAAGAGCGCCTTTTGTTTTGCTGTGCTGTTGACTGACcaaacgacgacgacaacaacACCGAACgccgattaaaattaaataatgactgAATACAAACTGGTCGTCGTCGGTGGTAAGTAGTTATTGCACTACCCACGGACGTATTGCGATTTAGTATATTGGACCTTTACAGTCCATAGCTAATCTCCTCAAACCCCGACTACGTGCAGATATCTTGTGCTGTCTGAGTTTTCGATCCCTATACTTGGCATCTGTCGAGATTGAACGATTTGTTCATGTCAATGGCTACCGGCTAGCGTTTCGCCGACCCTCGACGATCGCGTCATTGTTCGTGGATTGGTTATAGTATCTACCTATGTGTATTACTCGTGCTGATTTCTAGATATCTGAGAGTTTTTTCTAAACAAGTATTCTTCTTCTCCGATACCAGTAAATTGCCAATTGCCCTGTACAATTTGATCAGCACACTCGTTCAAATTCACTCACATAATACCCAAACTAGTTCATCATACTCTCATCTTGTATGGGAGTTTATGGTCTATATCTTTAGATAATTTCCCTGAATCTTATCTCTTGACATTCTTTAGACAAAgatttgaaactttttatacttaattctcTTTAGGactaaagtttatttttgcattactttttatatattcttcTGTCTTATCAATTTCGcttgatatatttttccattCAACTAAgagtaattttttgatttaggtCTGTActtatgtacaattattaattcgaaaataatttttagtcacTATTTATGAACACATACTAATTACCTACTAAAActtcataaaaacatatttgtatcAGTCTCATAATCAGTGTCTAGTTCAGTTttttgtgtacctattatCTACTTACTAgttgtacattttacaaaaaattgaataattgttgCTGCTATGTTGTTTTTAGtagctattttatattatgttatattattctttatgtaatttttgacATTGTTTTTCAGCTGGTGGCGTCGGTAAAAGTGCCTTAACAATACAGTTAATACAGAACCagtatgttttaatttcttaaataactagtttaaatattttacctaagatttagttaaaagttagcttatatgtattattttttttttttacagttttgtGGACGAGTATGATCCAACGATTggttagttttatattagtttttattatatttaatgaaccttaaataggtaattacctatttattttgttgataattttttagattattcattttttatacttaatggaatcatgatttataatagtattttttccatttattttcaGAGGATTCTTATCGTAAACAAGTAGTAATTGATGGAGAAACGTGTCTACTCGATATTCTAGACACGGCGGGTCAAGAAGAATATAGGtgagtttttatttcttgtaatttttgagtacaaaaatttaatgatatatttttttcttatagtgCTATGCGTGATCAATATATGAGAACCGGTGAAGGTTTTCTTCTTGTATTTGCTATTAATAATACCAAATCATTTGAAGATATCAGTAATTACAGGGAACAGATAAAACGAGTAAAAGATGCAGAGGATGTCCCAATGGTTTGTAAGTATCAAAGTCATCATTATTTGAACTCTTATcatggtaataaattattaattcttttgAAATCTCAtttatttgtgaaaatatttaaacattattttgaagtattatCCATTCAGATATTTagattctaa
The DNA window shown above is from Aphis gossypii isolate Hap1 chromosome 2, ASM2018417v2, whole genome shotgun sequence and carries:
- the LOC114121282 gene encoding GTPase HRas yields the protein MTEYKLVVVGAGGVGKSALTIQLIQNHFVDEYDPTIEDSYRKQVVIDGETCLLDILDTAGQEEYSAMRDQYMRTGEGFLLVFAINNTKSFEDISNYREQIKRVKDAEDVPMVLVGNKCDLQSRAIDVKAASDLAKQYGVPFIETSAKTRQGVDEAFYTLVREIRKDKEQRLREKRKAKPRRKRKHCYLF